A segment of the Rhipicephalus microplus isolate Deutch F79 unplaced genomic scaffold, USDA_Rmic scaffold_1084, whole genome shotgun sequence genome:
TTGTATTGCTGTTCAGTAGGAACACCATAAAAAATTTGATCCACACTATTTTATGGGGTATACTTCATAGAATGTCATTGACTGTAAAAGCGATGTACAAATGATCAAAAGTCGATTGTAGTAGTCAGGTTTCGCTCTGCCCTTACCTCGTGTGGTGGTCGTGGACGATGTGGTGGTGGATGGTGGAGTGGACGAGGTTGATGATGTAGTCGTCGTTGCCTGTGTGGTCGTGGTTGACGTTGTGGTCGTGGTTGACGGTGTGTTAGACGTTGACGATGTGGCCACAGCTGGTAGGGAATCAAGCCAAAAAATTAAAGTTTCAACTAAGGGCGAAAGAATAGTAAGAGTAGCAGTGGTTTTTATCTGCTCCCACTCAGCTCTAGAAAAGGCTAGTTCACATGATTACAACCATTTGCAGCGGACAGAAATGGTTTTTGTGCTGTCGGTTTTCTAGACGAGAAATTTCTTTTGGATTTGCAATAAATAGGTTGTAAAAGTTAATCAacagaaatgtgaaaaaaagcctGCTGTTAGGAAGAGCTCCATGCGCACAAGCTAATGTGTAAAAGGAAACACGCATGTGCCCTTCGAACTTATAGTGCCTTTTAAATGAACCATTGTCGGTCAGAGTATGTTTAATTCTTTGCATTACTCTGTAACAGCCCTAGCATCAGGCATAAGTTCAATAGAAAATGCATCAGCTGTATCAGATACGGCAGTTGCAACATTCTCAAAACCAAGCAGTACCGACAACACCCACAAACTCGTGCAACGCACGCCCCATCTCGCCATGCAGCTTTCGAAAATCGACCTTATGAAATTTGATGGCCAACTGTCGTTATgggcgtcttttcttttttagaaGTTTAGTGAACTGATCTCCAACAACGGTAGGCTCATCGACGTAGACCGGTTCACCTGTTTACGTTCTAGTTCTGATCAGTAACACGACGTGGGCTATAGCCGGTATACCAGCAACGAAAAGCTTCTATTGTGATGCCCTGGATACTTTAAAAGAGCGCTTTGCTAAAAGCGACGTTATCTTTCAGGCTCACAAGCAGCAACTCATCCAAATGCGACCTGTCCAGTCGTCCAGCAATCTTCGAGAAGCTCGAAGACTTTACGACACAGTTTAATGTCGGACGCGCACCCTCAAACGTCTCGAAGTATCGGATCTAGGGCACTCACTCCGCAATGTCCTAccactgatgctgatgctgatgatctCGGATAGCGCTCACTTACAGATGAGAATGGGCcaggaaccgggcggcaggatacttaaatgaaactaaaatgaaattaaagccaattTGACGCATCCTGCTGAAGTCGCTTCCTCGCATTATCATCTTCATCTTCAACAAGACCATCGCATGATGTCAGGGATGACAAATGAAGTGGAAAGAAATCAGGACAAGAGAACGAATGTGCGAAAGGCCAAAAAAGAAAACTGGGAGAAAGAAGAGAAGACAGAAGTGCACGAGGGGATGCCATATTGGatgtttggagccagtcagttgcgTGCGGGCCGCATTGCTATTCAGTCAAGCCCatataaattcattcaggcagctggaaggatacgctgctagtggtactgccagatatatccaaatcgttgtccttcttcttcattttttctaatttgttttatatatttttgtatCAAAATCTTCTGCACTTTTCACCTTTTTTAAAGAAACatatattattgttattatctAATTTCTCTCCTTTCTATCAATTGTTGTGTAAAAAATTTCTATtttaaggtacagtgtggccaatccacttgtgggtatgagccaaaatcTTGGCGACAACACAAGAGAACTCAATAAGTGCCCAAGAACAAGAATGAAACCTCGCAGGCGAGAAGAAGACGGTGGATGATTGGAGCAGCCTAAGTCCTGCTGCAGGACTGCAACACGTCGATAGCCGCCCGAGTCTCTCCCTCGGCGAGCTACCGTATTTGTGCTCCGGTCTTCCAGCTGGCGGACAGTGCAGCGAGTGGCCGGGACAGGCCAGCGTCACGCCGCCAATTTTTAATAAGGCGGGCTCGCAAAAGCCCGTCTTCTACGTCACCATCACACAGGTCTGAGGAGGCTGGGTGTGTCAGGAGTGCCTGGCGGTATGTGTCTCCTCGCCAACAATGGGCTTCGCCAAGAAGGCGCTTCCAACATCCCTGCTGAGCGTTCCACAAAGCGATGACCTTCTGACAGCGTTCGACTGCACGTAAGCCACCGCCAGCTTTAGACCGTTAAACGTGTTATGAGGGACCGAATGGTTTTTAAAGTTTGTTATTCTTCTCCGTGCACTGTGTGTGCTTGAGTGTGTAaggaagggtgcttttgtgccacACTCCGTGTCCCCTTCTTGTGTCCATTCCACTTGACTCAAACAAAACTGAGCCGGGCGACATCATAACGTGACACACGCCAACGTACTGTGTATCCAGTCCAGAAAGACAGCACACTCATCAATAGAAGGTAAGTATATATTTATTACTGCATTTTATTCGAACGGAAGTTCAGGTTGAAGAGCAAACAGTCCTGTAAGTTTATGTAAGAGAGGACGTGTCGAAGATCCAAGTTGAAGATTTTCGCTCTAGGGCGACGCAGTATTCACGACACCAATCAACCATGGAGTGTTTGGCCTCATCCATAAAACCAGTTCCTCAGAATAACGCCTGCTTTTTCTGTGACTCCACCGAGTAGTGCGGCTTTTACGTATGTCAAGAAGATAAGAAAAAGCGCGTACTATGCACCGGTCACTGCTTCCGCTGCACCTTGAAACATCGAGTGGCAAAATATTGCAGGAGAAAGTTCAAACGTACCAAGTGCAATGAAAGCCCTGCGGATACAATGTGTGACCCACGGATGATGAAATTGACTACCACTTTCGACAGGTTACCAAAACCAGAAGAAGTCCAAGTTAGTGTAACTGACAACTTGAAATGGCGCGTATATCAACAAAGTGCTGCTGCTTGGGCAGCTGGCGAAGAAGGCAAAGTTCTAGTTTGAGTTTCATTTGGCGCAAGCAGGCAGCACTGTTTCGTGACGAGGAGATTAGTTGAGAAGTTACATTGTCGAGTACTTCATCACGAGGGCTTCCGGTCAGATATTTTGGAGGAAAACATGAAGAGAAGTACTTTCCACGCGTGTCTGTCACTCTGAGTTCTGTGCGTCACTTCAGCTAGAAGCCCTCGTCACGACGAAGATCAGCCACCAATCATTGTACGGCTGTCTAGAGAACCCCTCGGCTAGCTCGAACACTGTAAGGAAATTACATCTCTGACTTCGACCAAGCTATGAGCCCGAACGCTGTTGACATCTTTATTGGTAGTGACTAGTACTGGCGCTTTGTCACTGGAATCATTTAGAATTTAGAAAATGGACTAAAATCCATTGAGACCTATTTAAGATGTACGCTACATGGACCAGCAACTTTGTGTGATAACTCCTTTTATGGCACCGAGGTTATTGTACTGAAAGCGGCAGTGAAGATTAAAAAATCACTGTAGAGAACAACAATGACATGGAACACATAAGAATATTGTCCAAGGAATATGATGTGACCTGAAGCGAAAACACAGAAGCTGGTTCTTCCGAAGACCCCAACAAGATATTATGTGCTTCAATGCAGTAACACGTGTAGGATTCGAGATATCCATGTGATCTTGGTAATTAATCTAAGCAGCCTCCGTACTTACCATTCAAGCCGGAGGCAAGAATATAAAAAGCCCCGGGACTGGTTGGGCATACTAAAACCGACATGTTATCGTGTGGTGCGGGAAACGCTAAGAAAACAGTTTGGCAAAAGACCGATAGCAAACTGCAGACGACATTTCGTTTATGCTACCCAGGTGGCAGGTTGAAGTCTTCCCCAGTTAAAAGGAACAAGAGTTCCGGAAAACAGAACGCTGCTGGCGTTCTCACAAATGGAGCACCCACACCTGAATTAAAGTCGAACTATGCCTGGTGGACAGGGCTAGGATGGCGTACTTGTGAAGAGACTGATTAGTCAACACCACACATCTCCACCAACTCGACCGGGCTACTGCTTGGTTACGATGACTTGCTTCGAAAGCAATGCTGGAAAGTGAGTTGCAGTGAGCCTTaaacgaaaagagaaaaaaagctgaCGAGGCAAAATCTTGGCCAGCTAAAACTATCGTTGCACGGGTCACTGCAACTGAACTTTTTCAAAGACTTCGGCGAGCGACGAGTTTGTTGGAAAAAAAGTGACAATCAGGAAGACGACGATCTGTTCTGTCTTCGATTCACGCACTGCGGCAACGCACAGAGTCGGGTGTTGGTTTCTTGAAAATAATCCTTTTTTTCTCAATGGGAAGCTTTATTTTCTTCAAGTGGTACTGTTATCACCAAATGTGATCGCCATGGTTTGCTGTAAGAATCAGTGAGCCTGCTTGGGGGTATATAACATGTGAGAGCCTTACTCACCCTTTCATTTGCCCAAACATTATAAGAGCATCTTTATTGCAGCGGGTGACATGATGGTTCATACAATTTGCATTAAAATCATTTTCATCACTGGAATACTTTTCAGCATGCAAATTGTGACATTTCGTTCAATATTAAAGGTAAGCATTGTGATGGTGCCAACTGTGTTATTCCAAAACCAGCAACAAGGAAGCCATGCAATGAATATTTCCGTATACGACTGCCTAGCGCAGCACATCAGGAGCTGAATGATTGCAACGGCTTAGAGACACCTCACAACGTAGTCACGCTCGTCATTGTCATTTCAAATCAAGCAATTGAAAATTAGACCATCGATATTAACATTGGTTGAGCTGGAACCAAGGGCATGAAATGAACAGTTCACGAAGGCAACTTGTTGCTCCATGGCTGGCGTAAATTATTTGTAAACGCATCCTCTATGTGCAATGTAAGGGAACTTGCCAAAAGCAATTCCTGCTATAGCAGTAAAAATGTTACTTTTAAGTGTCTTATATCTTGAAGCAAGCTTGAGCGCTACATCACATTGTTCACCAATGACAGCGCACTCACTTCAAGAGCGCCAAATATTAGGTCTGGCAATATTGTTAGGTACAGAGATTATAAATCTCAGAGAGGCATTTCTACACTTGTGGCTGTGCAGACCAACTGTACCAGCGACAATATATAGTTTAGTTCTTCACCTACGCTCTTCCCTGAGCGCATCCTCAGTCGAGTGACCGCGCTCTTGCGGTGTCTGTTATGTGAAGGTCATAAAGAATAAACGTTTCTTACATACCTGTGCTTGACGTCGAAGAGTTCGTGGCTGCAAAAGTTCGAATTGAAAAAGAATTCACATTTgagtttttgttcttgtttttcatCTTGAAATTGACGTGGAATGCCAGAGATATATGCTAGGTGTCAAAAGAACACTTTAGTTCCTGTCTGTCACGCAGAACATCATGCAGTACACTGTTACATTGTGGTTTATTATAAAAAAATATGATTCATAGTACTCCGCTGTAAAGGCGATCTTTTAAGGAAATGTGAAAAGGGGGGTATTTGGAGACTCGTTGTAAGTCAGTACAAAAAAATAACGACAAACCTACGGAACGGTGGTGGCTGTTAGCAAAATTTCTGTCTATGAACACATGGACAAACACATTTTACATATGCCATTTCTCAGATGCACATTGTAGGGAACTGTGTACTAATGCGATGGAAATAAACCAAAAATCCATTGCGTGTtagtgctcggctgctcagattTGCATTCATCGTTGTCTGTTTTCTCTTGACGACTGCAGTAAATCTTTATCTCATCTATGAATGCGTTATGAATTACTCCAGTGCAATTTTTTAGAGGCCGTTCATATCAACCGCATAAGTCACCATTCACAGCTAGATATTCTGGAAGAGTGCTTATTACCGGCTATTAGAATAGCAGCTGGCGATAATACCTAATAACATATTCAGCGCATTGCTTATCTCGCTGGCTAAAACCGGCGTTTTGTCTGTCGACCCACGTTTTGTTGTAGATGACTCTAAAATTTCCTTCTTGCGGAATAATGCTTAATAATTTTCTTGCAATAGCAAGTGCGTACAGAAAGGCGCGCAAGTTTTTTAATACAGAGGACATAACTGAGAGAGGACCTATTAGCAGGCAGTGGTTGCTGGGATTTGGGTAGAGGCAACAAGATGAATTGAAATtctgctaatatatatatatatatatatatatatatatatatatatagttttcaaAGGTTTTGCCTTGTGTTACAGTTTAACATGAACATCAAGTGGCCACACGTTCTTGTTGTGAAGAGTATTGTTATACGTGGGTTAGACTGCACATGTATTGAGGGTGAAGCGCACTGAAATCTCACCTGGACTTTGCCCATTCACATCACCGCATCCAGGTACagctttaaagaaaaaaacacattagATATCGGGTTGTACAGATACGTTATGTCATAACTGGCAAATAATGTAACAAATTTTACGGCCAGAAATATTAGAATTTTATATAAACGTAATTTATTTACAataacacaaaacaaaacacgctGAGTGGTTATTATGGCATGATAATTTACAACAGGAATATTCACGAAGCAGTAAGTGAGGATATCCGATATCACAGTGCCTGGCTTAAAGGTAAATAGAGCCCCAAAGTACGTGCATGCTATTCTCTTCGCACATTAGCCGCGTATACAAGTACATTCTTGTGTATCTTATGCTGACGACGCAACCGAGACTGCTTCACGAGATTTGTATTATGCCATTTGTGTTCTTCCTGTTATTCAACAGATTACATGTGCGCTATGAACGTTCGTGTCATCGAATGACATTCTTATTCATCATGCATTGGCGTTATTGTGCGCTACATTGATTTCTTGCGAGCAAATGAAATGAACATCATGACATCATGATGGCACCTTGTCATGTGCGTTAAGAGGTATTAGGTGTGTAGTTCATGATAGGCTTCTCTCAACTCCCTGTTGATGTCGATCACGCACAAGTGTGACGTCATGCAAATTTAGGTACTAGCCTAGCATTACGAAATGACCACGGGATCCCCGAGACACTTTAGTGCATTTCTATACGTACGTGACATTCTCAACGCGATAGTCATGTAATGATTTGTCAATAGTGTGATTAAAAAAACTTCACTACAGTTAGTGCGAAATACGAAGTTAGTGCGAAATACGGAGACGACATGAAAAGAAGTAGACAATCAAAACGCAAACTGTAGACTGAGTTCATTAAAAAAACTTGatggtaaaaaaattgcccgcagcttccctcgggggaacactgaggaggacgcggagcatataattggttaacggggtgttaaagtgcgacttacttgggtcgatggctaaattggttaacgtggttgtgaaatggggtgttaaattgcgacttacttgggtcgatggctaaattggttaacgtggttgtaggagggggtgttaaatgagtgaacacgtacacacgtatgcgaaagggcgcgctggtcgaagggacgtcgatcattgtgtttgtggattcgttggaattcatttcaccgcgaccttggacgtcgacgcgccgtacaaaccaaccgacgagcggcaactgagcgagcgagcgccgaccttgagtatatatacagc
Coding sequences within it:
- the LOC142796083 gene encoding uncharacterized protein LOC142796083 (The sequence of the model RefSeq protein was modified relative to this genomic sequence to represent the inferred CDS: added 102 bases not found in genome assembly) produces the protein MNVCWCLFLLITVAPSQENATNGTSKNPDIPPVPGCGDVNGQSPATNSSTSSTAVATSSTSNTPSTTTTTSTTTTQATTTTSSTSSTPPSTTTSSTTTTRGSRQVGKGKYGKCILMLRAVAFQ